ACAAATACGCCCCGCATAGTTGACACCATCCAAAAGGCTACTATAAAAATTTCACGATATACGCCAATCATAGTACAAAATAAAATACCAAAAGGTATATTTAAAGACAATAGAAAACATGGTATTATTCACAAACAATATATTTAATTAAAATCACAACAAACTTACGAATAAAATACCAATCAGTATATTTTAAACAAAAAAAATAAATCAAAAAACATAATGTGAAAGTCAATTCTACCCAAAAGACATTGCGCTTATGTTGAGGATAAAGGGATATTCTTTAACTTGCTTACAGATTAGCACCAACAGCGTCAAACGATTATTTTCAAATGAAACAACATAACTACACAGCCACAATTGCGTGGACAGGAAATCGCGGCAGCGGAACCGATCATTATAAAAACTACGAAAGAAGCCACCGCATTCGTATTGACGGCAAAGCTGAGATTGAAGGTTCTTCGGATCCAGCGTTTCTGGGAGACCCCAGCAAGCACAATCCCGAAGAATTATTGCTTGCATCCCTATCCTCTTGCCATATGTTATGGTACCTTCATTTCTGCTCCGTCAATAAAATTATTGTAGAAGAATATGTAGACCACGCAACGGCGATCATGCTTGAAGAAGAAAGTGGAAAGGGCTATTTTAAAGAAGTTACGCTAAATCCTTCAGTCCGGGTAAAAGATTCTACGATGATTGCACAGGCCATTGAATTGCACAAAAAAGCAAGTGAATATTGTTTTATTGCCAATTCAGTCAACTTTCCGGTATTGCACAAGCCCAACGTCAGTATCAGCACATCCAGCTAAATGAATAAACTTTCTTCTTCAAATGATATGCTGTGAATTGACAAGAACGGCGATACCTGATCGAATTACTTCATAGCTTGGCGCTATTTATTGGCTAACCGCTCCTGCAATTCCCGACGAA
The Sphingobacterium multivorum genome window above contains:
- a CDS encoding OsmC family protein gives rise to the protein MKQHNYTATIAWTGNRGSGTDHYKNYERSHRIRIDGKAEIEGSSDPAFLGDPSKHNPEELLLASLSSCHMLWYLHFCSVNKIIVEEYVDHATAIMLEEESGKGYFKEVTLNPSVRVKDSTMIAQAIELHKKASEYCFIANSVNFPVLHKPNVSISTSS